From the genome of Armatimonadota bacterium:
AGGCTGCCGCGGGAGAACCCGGCGACGGAGAACTGCCAATCAGCGACGGCCAGGCGGAGACGGAGCTCCTTCGCGGCCGCGCGGTCGAACTGACGGTGACGACGCCGGCGGCGGAGTACGCGCACCTCCCGGGCCACGAGTACTACGCCCGGCTCTACCCGCGGCATTTCGTCGTCCTGCCGGCAATCGCGAGGGACGTTCCGCCGTCCCCGGCACCCAATCCCACCGCTCCGGCTGCCACTGCCGGCTGACGCGAGCACACTGGCGCCCCGAGCTTCCGGGGCGCCCTTCTTTCGTCCCGACCATTTCGACACGCGCGCTTGGATCGCCCAAGACAGACGGTCCAGGCTACGCGTCGTCTGTCAGCGCATCCCTTACCGCCTCGTCAAGCGGTCTCGCTGCACCGGCAGCAAACGCCGCAGCAAAGGCCTGTATACCGGTAGCCTCCTTGGCCTTCGCCACTGACGATTCCTGATCAGGAAGGTCCGAATCGGGAACCGGCACGCCGATTTTCGCGCGAAGCCTGTCCGCGGCACCGAACAGCCATGCGGATCGATACCCACTGCGCCGTTCGGCAGCCAGGGAGGCAAGGTTCTCAAATACAGCCGCGACTCCGCGCTCATCCCCGGCGTTGTAGCGCCGTGTTAGCGCGTCGCTCAGCAGTGCTTGGCACCCATCCAGGTCCCCCGAGCGCATGAGATAGACCGCCAGGTTGTTGCTTGCGGTTGCCACTCCCGCCTCGTCACCCGCCTCACGGTAGTACTCAAGTGCCGAGACTCCGTACGTCCTGGCGCCGTCGAAGTTGCCCAGATTGGACTCCTGCCTGGCGAGGTTGTTCAGCGCCGCTGCGATCCCGCCGGCGCCCCCGATCTTCAGACGCAGGGACAGGCAGGCTTCGTGGTAGCGTCGGGAAAGCCGACTACGCCCGCGCGTATCCGCGAGAACGCCGAGGTTCCCGAGGGAGGAGGCAGCTATCCCTTCCAGGGAGAGCATTCGGGCAATGCGAAGCGCCCGGAGGTACGAGATCCGAGCCTCGCGATAGTCGTGGGAAATGAACGCAAGTACGCCGAGGCAGTTGTAGGCCTTGGCCAAGGGCTTGGATCCTTCCAGCCCTTCCGCCTGCCGGAGGGCCGATCTCAACTGGGCCCGACCCTCATCCAGCCACCCCCTCACAGACCAGAAGCCGGACAAGGAGGCCACGAGCTGTACCTGAGCGAGTCGGAACTCGGCTGGTTTCGGCCACGCCAGCGCGACGCGGATGTCTGGATATAGCCGGCTGACGCGCTCCAGTCCAGAGTCATATCGCGCCGCCTGGGCTCCGCCATACTCTCCCTCGACTGCGTGGCAGACGTGCTCAAAATGGCGCCGCCTCACGAGTTCCGCCTCCGCCGTGTCGTCGTGGTCGGGCCTCAGGCGCCGGCGGGCGAACTCGCGGACATAGGAAAGGAGTCGGAAGCGCCCATCCGTCGCAGTCCCGTGCTGCTGGACCAGCGACGCTTCGACCAGCCTCGCAAGCAGACGGGCTATGGGCCGCGATCCAATCGCCCCGCGGTCCGGCGGGGATTGCGCACTTGTCCCGTCTCCGCAGACCGCCTCTGCGTCCGCCAGGGTCCAGTCAGACGCGAAGAACGAAACCCGGCGCAAGAGCGCCTGCGCTTCGGGTTCGTCGGCCAGAAGCTCGTAGCTCCAGGAGAGCATCTGGTCGAGGGATGCCTGGTGACCTCGCCCGCCTCGGTGCCGCGGAGAGAGCATATCAAACCACTCATCCCACCGAGCCGAAATCTCGGCCGCTGAGCCCAGGGTTCCTGCCAGCGACCCGGCCAGAACTGTGAGGTATGGAATCCCATCCAGGGCACGACAGATCGAGTCGACGGATTCGGCGTCACTCTCCTCGATCCGGAACAAGAGGTTCGCCTTGCCGGCGGCTCCCTCAAAGATGCGCACGACCTCCGTATCGCGAAAAGCCGCGAGGTTATGCCACAAACCATCTGGTGGGAGTGGCAGCCCTGGCACGTAGACCGGCACCTCATCGCGCATTCCGACTGCCGACCTGCTTGTCGCGAGCAGAGACAGGCCCGTGCATGGCAGAAGCGCGTTGGCGACGGTGCGGCAGGCCGCGACGACGTGTTCGCAGTTGTCGAGGACAATCAGCAGGTTTCGTGTACGGGCGTACTCGCGGAGCGAATCAATCCGCGGGGCGTCCAGCGCTAGCGGAATTCCCACGGCCGACGCGATTTCCTCCGCCACGGTGTTCTCAAGGTCGAGGCCCGTGCCGTCCTCGAAGCCAACTTGGGAGAGGTCGACAAACCAGACGCCGTCCTCAAACTGCGGGATCAGTTCGTTCGACGCCAGAATGGCCAGTTCGGTCTTGCCCGAGCCGGGTGGCCCCCAGAGGGTCACCCGCCGCCGCCCGTCGAGACACATGTTCCACTGGATCCTGAGCCCTTCACTGGTCCTTCCGACAAAGCCCGCTAGGCCAGGCGGAAGGTAGGCCCGGCCTGAGTTTCGCCTCCGCTCGGCTGTCTCTCGACGCGAGTCGACCTCGCTCGCGAGCTGAGTGATAGTGTCTGCTTTTGCGGATTTTGGCCAGCGCCGCTGTGCGCTCTCACAGGCGCGCGACGCTTGGGAGTACCGGTGAAGCGCGCAAAGCGTATCAACGAGCAATTCGTTGGCCGTCGTCGGAGGCGGAGTCTCAGTGCCCCACTGCTCCCACTCTCTTTCCGCTGCCCGTTGGAGGCAGGCAAGGGCTGGCTGGCAATCGCCTTCGGCCACCATCGCGGCCACGAATAGCCCGCAGCCGACGATGAAGCGGTTGTGTGCTTCAACTCGAGCGTTGCTCGCCCAACCGTCACGAATCCCAAGCAGGATTGGCCGATAGCTCTCCACGGCTTGCGCCAGGCTGCTTAGGTCACCTCGTTCGGCGCGGGCAATGTCGTCCTTGAATCGGCGGAGATCCACTTCGTCGCCGCTCAGATCGAGTGTTACCGCACTTTCTGGTGTTCTGACCAGTCGCCTCTCCCCAAGCGCCATCTTGAGTTGTGTCAGCGCTCTCCAGCGGTCGCCCGGCTTCTTGCCGAGGTGTTTCGCCAATTCATCGCTCTCGACAGGGCGTTGCGCCCGCAATGATAGTAACGCCAACGTGTCCCATCGGATTTCGCTCCTGCGGAGCGAGGCGATCGTCTGAGCGTCCTTCTCCCTGTCGTCTTCGCGCTCCGCGGCGGAGACGACATCGAAGGGTCCCATCAGGCCGAAGTGGAGCGGACCCTTGAGTTCGTCGAACCTTGTCATGGCCATGTTTCTCCGGCCCTGCGTACGTGCATTTCCAACTTGCGATTTCTGCACCCCATCTTGCGCGTCCGACGCTGGACGATGCGAAACAGAGGCGCCCTAACTTGAGTGTAGCCCGGCGGGTCTGGGGTGACGAACCCGAATCCAGCGAACAGCGTGCAGGCCGACTCTTCGAAACGAGACATCAAACATGGTCTCTCGAGAGCGCGATTTGGATCAGCGAGAATTCACGGATCGCGCCTTCATACATTCGCCGGGCATTCCTGGCGGCATCACGCATCGGCGCAAAGGAGGGCTGTTATGAGGGAAGCACGGTCGGCTCGGCTCAAGTCGGGCCTCACGCTCGCGGAGGCAGCCCGCCTGCTTGGCGTCAGCCCGGACTATTTGCGGTTCGTCGAGTCTGTTCGCACCGGCGTGCCGCGCCGTCTGGCCAGGCGTCTCGAACAGCTCTACGGAACCAGTCGAGAATCGTTCCTGGTGGATATCGAAAGCTCCTCGTGCGGGCAGCACGGGAGAACCCAAGACTCCTTGCGCCGGAGTGGCGGGAGGCAACCTGGACCGGCGCCGGTCAATTCTAAGCAGGCCAGACGCCGGTCCAGGTTATCGCAACCCGCATCGGGTGACCCCGAATGAGAATTGCAGTCAGGATGACGCAGGAATCAACAACACGCTACAGTTTAGCAACAGAAGCGGTGACAAAGCCTCTGGCGGCGAGTCAGGGAGATCACGAAGGTTGCACCGCTTTTGTATATGACACCGGGGCAGCCCGGTAGGTAACCAAAACGCTCAGATTGAGCACAAAATGCGCCGGAAGACGCGGCCCTCTGACCGTTATCTTCACACCGAAGAGGTCACTGGTTCGAATCCAGTAGGGCCCACCAGATCGAATGGAATTGAGCGTGACGCCGCCGCTTTTCGCCGGCGAGACAGCCCTCCAGCTACTATGCCTGGAGGGCTTCAATCATAGTGACGCCGCTTCGTTCCACACGTTCGGCTGGCGTTCATTCCCCGCAAGTTGTGACTCAGGGGTTCAGCTCGAGTCCTGCAGCCTTTCGCACCAGCCGAAGGGCGTCCAGGATCGTCACGCGATCCCCGGACGGCGCCACGGATTCTATGTTCACGCGCTGAAGGTTGGTCGTCGAGGAGCCGGCGAGCCCTGCAGCGAGCCGCAGCGCCGTTTTCACGTCGTTGAACGTATACGGGGTCAGCGGGAGTTCATAGGCGCCGATGTCCACGTGCAGGCCTCGGAGACGCGGCTGACCGTCGAAATCGACGTCACCCGGAGTAATGCCGCCGTCCGCGCCGCCGTCCAGCGCGGGGCTCGCGGCCTGCAGGTGGTAGTCGCCGCCGGCACGGTCGATGAACAGCGGGTCGGCTTTGAAGTTGCCATCGCGGCCGAGCGGAGCGGGGCTGGGAAACCCGCTGAAATCCGCGGCCGAGTTCCCGTACACCAGGTTGTTGCGCACCGTCGCCACAGGCTTGATGCCGCTCAGCGCAACGCCGTACCCGGTTCCCCAGGCGAAGATGTTGTTCTCCACGACCACAGTGGCGGAAGACACGAGCAGTCCGCCGGCGCTTCCGGAACCGGCAGAGTTGCCAACGATGGTGTTGTTGCGGATAACGGGCAGCGGGCCGGGCTGCACAGCCTGGCTGTACACCGTCACGCCTCCGCCGGTGGTTGCCGTGTTCCCCGTGACGATATTGTTGGCGACCAGAGCCGGATTCGCGATATAGATCCCTCCTCCGGACGATGCCGAATTGCCGGAGATGCGGTTCCGGCGGATGGTCGGCGCCGCGGCCCCGGTGCAGTAGATGCCGCCGCCCAATGTGGTTGAGAAGGACGTCCTCTTGTTACCGGTTACCGTGTTCGCCTCGATGACCGCGGCGCTGTTGATGCACGTGATCGCAGGAGCTGTGTTGTCGGCGATGGTGTTGCCGCGGACAACCGGAGCGGAGTCCTGGAAGTACAACGGCCCTCTCGTTGAGGAGGTCGTTCCGTCCCCCTTGTTGGCCGTGAACGTATTGTCCGCGATGACCGGCGAACCGCCCACGAAATAGACGGCGGCGCCGTCGGTGTAGACCCCATTGGTCGTGAACACGCTGGAGCGCAACTCCGGCGAGGCGCCGTTCATGCCCGCCACCGCGCCGCCGCAGTAGGCGAAGTTGTTCCGGAACGTGTTGTTGCGGAGGACGGGCGCCGAGCCGTCGCAATAGACCGCGCCGCCGAGATAGCCCGAGCTGGAGGGCGAACCTATCACCCACGTCCCGGAGCCGTTCGCAAAGGTCAAACCGTCGATGATGGAGCCGCCGCTGGACGCGGGGATGACCAGCATGGAACCGGCTTTCGCCCCGTCGAAAACCGTGACGTTCGCGACGAAGTCCCGCTGGACGCGTTCGGTCTCCGTGCCGGCGAAGCCTCCATAGATACCAACTGAAGACAACAGCGTATTTCGTTCCACATAGGTGCCCGCGGCCAGCCATATCTCACCGTCGGGCGCGACGACATCCAGCGCGGTCGCCAGAGTGCGGAGGGGACTGCCCCACGACGCTCCCGTATTGGCATCGCTGCCCGTTGGGCTCACGCGAACGATGGGAAGGACTCCGGGCTGAAACGCCACGGCCGATTCATACGCGCCAATGTCCACGTGGGCAAACCGGCTCCGCGGCCCGCCGTCCAGGTCGAGGTCACCGGCCGGTGAATCGGAGTCGCCGCCCGCATCGATGCAGCGTGACGTCGGAAGAAGCCGGTAGTCGGCCGTCGCCCGGTCGGCCAGTCGCGGATCTTGGCGTATGTTCCCGTTGGCGCCG
Proteins encoded in this window:
- a CDS encoding tetratricopeptide repeat protein; the encoded protein is MTRFDELKGPLHFGLMGPFDVVSAAEREDDREKDAQTIASLRRSEIRWDTLALLSLRAQRPVESDELAKHLGKKPGDRWRALTQLKMALGERRLVRTPESAVTLDLSGDEVDLRRFKDDIARAERGDLSSLAQAVESYRPILLGIRDGWASNARVEAHNRFIVGCGLFVAAMVAEGDCQPALACLQRAAEREWEQWGTETPPPTTANELLVDTLCALHRYSQASRACESAQRRWPKSAKADTITQLASEVDSRRETAERRRNSGRAYLPPGLAGFVGRTSEGLRIQWNMCLDGRRRVTLWGPPGSGKTELAILASNELIPQFEDGVWFVDLSQVGFEDGTGLDLENTVAEEIASAVGIPLALDAPRIDSLREYARTRNLLIVLDNCEHVVAACRTVANALLPCTGLSLLATSRSAVGMRDEVPVYVPGLPLPPDGLWHNLAAFRDTEVVRIFEGAAGKANLLFRIEESDAESVDSICRALDGIPYLTVLAGSLAGTLGSAAEISARWDEWFDMLSPRHRGGRGHQASLDQMLSWSYELLADEPEAQALLRRVSFFASDWTLADAEAVCGDGTSAQSPPDRGAIGSRPIARLLARLVEASLVQQHGTATDGRFRLLSYVREFARRRLRPDHDDTAEAELVRRRHFEHVCHAVEGEYGGAQAARYDSGLERVSRLYPDIRVALAWPKPAEFRLAQVQLVASLSGFWSVRGWLDEGRAQLRSALRQAEGLEGSKPLAKAYNCLGVLAFISHDYREARISYLRALRIARMLSLEGIAASSLGNLGVLADTRGRSRLSRRYHEACLSLRLKIGGAGGIAAALNNLARQESNLGNFDGARTYGVSALEYYREAGDEAGVATASNNLAVYLMRSGDLDGCQALLSDALTRRYNAGDERGVAAVFENLASLAAERRSGYRSAWLFGAADRLRAKIGVPVPDSDLPDQESSVAKAKEATGIQAFAAAFAAGAARPLDEAVRDALTDDA